From a region of the Candidatus Brocadia sp. genome:
- a CDS encoding DNA internalization-related competence protein ComEC/Rec2 has translation MSVTNTYSMRRPIVLITFILIGGIAIGSCTEIPLYFTIGIGFIAWMCCLTTFAVRKFNKYVFPCLGLFFIVTSIAYYDSRTALLPANHLEHVLSTHKSLHRIAGTIINPPILWDENILNKHVHLMKSERIPKRSGYKVPFTIRVEAIEAASGWKEISGIMKVNLYPSKEEIIEGGHNVSVLKKLKYGQRLVLFGYAFLPKSPSNPCEFDYKSYLQRQMPSVRGFMTITSTENIKVEERDCGNGIYRFIYAVYNRLNNAIYTHTFSNSAPLISSMLLGNRADLSGEVIDNFMKTGIIHFIAVSGFNVGIVVLTVAVPLRFLGFNQTLATMIILGTVIFYAFLTGLNPPVLRASIMATVFFGSFLVHRQWDITSGIFTAIFVILVRNPTDLFNIGFQLSVLATVGIVYGSVRIEEALFKRVLVVEKLQVKAERGRLFFLKKYLRKSFCISLAAWLATLPVTAYYFHLFTPFVAVINILVFPLFWIIIICGIVLLTLGTVCLPLASVSAWLASNTNLVLEFLVSNLVSLPCSYFYVCGPSPTEMAVYYLLAILLLYRKYVPISCVQIILFCLLSAHVLILPGLRKFSSRTLTITCLDVGHGCAIFIQFPNGKNILYDAGSWQNYDVGRYIIAPFLWSQHVKKIDLVILSHEHEDHVNGLSSLIERFQIKSVFSSRHSFASRKGQKILSSLKRDRICAASLSDGEVLKGFEPATIKIFNPLPFASAVTEINDNSCVLKIEYLGYSVLFCADIKEQGIGLLLSKASEIKSDIIQVPHHGSSIRDLEMFICVVQPKYAFINSNHDSVAVETLNILKKHGVRVLQTHLEGAITLSIDERGITSSAFLPKVLK, from the coding sequence ATGAGTGTTACAAATACGTACAGTATGCGACGGCCTATTGTTCTTATTACCTTTATACTCATCGGCGGCATTGCTATAGGGTCGTGCACGGAGATACCCTTATATTTCACCATTGGTATCGGCTTTATAGCATGGATGTGCTGTCTGACAACCTTTGCCGTTCGTAAATTCAACAAATACGTTTTTCCCTGCCTGGGACTCTTTTTTATAGTCACATCGATCGCATATTACGATTCGAGGACAGCGCTTCTTCCCGCAAATCATCTTGAACATGTCCTCTCCACTCACAAATCGCTTCATCGTATAGCAGGAACCATCATAAATCCGCCCATTCTATGGGATGAAAATATTCTGAACAAGCATGTACATCTGATGAAATCAGAACGAATTCCAAAAAGATCCGGTTACAAGGTACCCTTTACTATCCGCGTGGAAGCGATAGAGGCTGCATCGGGATGGAAAGAGATATCAGGAATTATGAAAGTAAATTTGTATCCGTCAAAAGAGGAAATTATTGAAGGGGGGCATAATGTTTCTGTCTTAAAAAAATTAAAGTACGGACAAAGGTTAGTGCTTTTTGGTTATGCATTCCTGCCAAAATCTCCTAGCAATCCGTGCGAATTTGACTATAAAAGTTATCTGCAAAGGCAAATGCCATCGGTGCGTGGTTTCATGACCATCACAAGCACGGAGAATATAAAAGTGGAAGAGCGGGATTGCGGTAACGGAATATACCGCTTCATATATGCCGTATACAACAGATTAAACAACGCCATTTATACGCATACTTTTAGCAACAGCGCCCCCTTGATCAGCAGTATGTTGTTAGGCAACAGGGCCGACCTTTCAGGTGAGGTGATAGACAATTTCATGAAAACGGGTATTATTCATTTTATTGCCGTCAGCGGTTTTAATGTGGGAATCGTGGTCCTTACGGTAGCTGTTCCCCTGCGTTTCCTGGGATTCAATCAAACTCTGGCAACGATGATTATCTTAGGTACGGTCATTTTCTATGCCTTTTTGACAGGACTTAACCCTCCGGTGCTACGTGCAAGCATCATGGCTACTGTTTTCTTCGGCAGTTTTTTGGTGCACAGGCAATGGGATATTACAAGCGGCATCTTCACCGCTATTTTCGTTATCCTTGTCAGAAACCCGACCGATCTGTTTAATATCGGATTTCAATTATCCGTGCTGGCGACGGTGGGAATTGTCTATGGATCGGTCAGGATAGAGGAAGCTTTGTTTAAAAGAGTCCTCGTTGTTGAAAAATTGCAAGTAAAGGCGGAAAGGGGGCGGTTGTTTTTCCTGAAAAAATATCTGCGTAAATCCTTCTGTATTTCTCTGGCTGCGTGGCTGGCGACCTTGCCTGTCACGGCCTATTATTTTCATCTCTTTACCCCCTTTGTTGCTGTGATAAACATCCTTGTATTCCCCCTGTTTTGGATTATTATCATTTGTGGTATTGTCTTGTTAACGCTTGGAACGGTATGCCTCCCTTTAGCCAGTGTTTCTGCCTGGCTGGCATCCAATACAAATCTTGTGTTGGAATTTCTCGTCTCAAATCTTGTATCTTTACCGTGTTCTTATTTCTATGTCTGCGGGCCTTCACCAACGGAAATGGCGGTGTATTACCTGCTCGCCATACTCCTTCTCTATCGGAAGTATGTACCCATTAGTTGTGTTCAAATAATACTATTTTGCTTGTTGAGCGCTCACGTTCTGATTTTGCCAGGTTTACGAAAATTTTCAAGCCGTACTTTAACCATCACCTGTTTGGATGTGGGACATGGGTGTGCTATCTTTATACAATTTCCTAACGGGAAAAATATCCTGTATGATGCTGGCTCATGGCAAAATTATGATGTGGGTAGATACATCATCGCGCCCTTTTTATGGAGTCAGCATGTTAAGAAGATCGATCTGGTAATTTTGTCGCACGAACACGAAGACCATGTAAATGGTTTGTCATCTCTCATCGAGAGATTTCAGATAAAATCCGTCTTTTCATCACGTCATTCGTTTGCATCACGGAAGGGTCAAAAAATACTTTCGTCCCTGAAAAGAGATCGTATTTGCGCTGCTTCACTTTCTGATGGGGAGGTATTAAAAGGATTTGAACCTGCCACGATAAAGATATTCAATCCTCTGCCGTTTGCTTCTGCCGTTACCGAAATAAATGACAATTCCTGTGTCTTGAAAATTGAATACCTTGGATATTCAGTCCTTTTCTGTGCCGACATCAAAGAGCAGGGAATTGGGTTGCTCTTGTCGAAGGCCTCAGAAATCAAGTCTGATATTATTCAAGTCCCGCATCATGGTTCGTCCATCCGCGACCTGGAGATGTTTATCTGCGTCGTACAGCCGAAATATGCCTTCATAAACTCAAATCACGACAGTGTTGCCGTTGAGACGCTCAATATCCTGAAAAAACACGGTGTCCGGGTTTTGCAAACACATCTGGAAGGGGCAATAACACTCAGCATTGATGAACGCGGGATAACAAGTTCTGCTTTTTTGCCGAAGGTTCTCAAATAA
- a CDS encoding IS630 family transposase, whose translation MKFTFALWTSKMIGELIYKRFGVKLSKASVCRLLARMGLTPQRPLWRAYQQRPEKVQQWLNEEYPRIKKMAQEMKAQIFFGDEAGVRSDHHAGTTWGVKGKTPIVSSTGARFGLNMISAVSAQGEFRFMVVKGCVGARQFIKFIKRLIHGSSRTVFLIVDGHPAHKARSVTKFIESIKERFRLFFLPPYSPELNPDECVWNDVKNNAIGRQIITDPKQLQRAVIKHLRFIQKTQDRVRAYFNNKTTRYAAVC comes from the coding sequence CTGAAATTTACCTTTGCGTTGTGGACATCAAAAATGATAGGGGAGTTGATCTATAAGCGTTTTGGTGTAAAACTGAGCAAGGCATCCGTATGCCGTCTGTTAGCCCGAATGGGACTAACACCGCAACGTCCTCTATGGCGTGCTTACCAACAAAGGCCTGAAAAAGTCCAACAGTGGTTGAATGAGGAGTATCCCAGGATCAAAAAGATGGCACAGGAGATGAAGGCACAGATATTTTTTGGTGATGAAGCAGGAGTTCGATCAGATCATCATGCAGGTACTACCTGGGGAGTGAAAGGGAAGACTCCTATTGTGAGTAGTACCGGTGCACGTTTTGGGCTGAACATGATCTCGGCGGTGAGTGCGCAAGGCGAGTTTCGCTTTATGGTGGTGAAAGGGTGTGTCGGAGCGCGGCAGTTTATCAAGTTTATCAAGCGACTGATTCATGGTAGCAGTCGTACGGTCTTTTTGATTGTTGATGGCCATCCGGCACACAAGGCGCGTAGTGTTACCAAGTTTATTGAATCCATAAAGGAACGCTTTCGGTTATTCTTTTTGCCGCCGTATTCACCGGAGTTGAATCCTGATGAGTGCGTTTGGAATGATGTTAAGAATAATGCAATTGGTCGACAAATTATTACCGATCCAAAGCAATTACAGAGGGCAGTAATAAAGCATTTGCGGTTTATCCAAAAAACACAGGATAGAGTGCGTGCTTATTTCAATAATAAAACAACGAGGTATGCTGCAGTATGTTAA
- a CDS encoding helix-turn-helix domain-containing protein → MKKSDARRLDHKTLTELRKRAVNSVQEGQSPEIVAKAIGINRVTMYGWLARYNRGGWGALDARKRGGRQPRLINRLIIEHTLSCPFSASILEKESIRRINTIMRPLIMPRHCNGYTRR, encoded by the coding sequence ATGAAAAAGAGTGATGCCAGACGGTTAGATCACAAAACGCTTACCGAGTTGAGAAAGCGTGCGGTAAATAGTGTGCAAGAAGGACAAAGTCCCGAGATAGTGGCAAAAGCCATAGGTATAAACCGTGTAACCATGTACGGTTGGTTGGCGCGGTATAACCGTGGTGGATGGGGAGCCTTGGATGCCCGTAAACGGGGAGGACGCCAACCCAGGCTTATTAATCGTCTCATAATAGAACACACATTAAGCTGTCCGTTTAGCGCTTCAATATTGGAGAAGGAAAGCATACGACGAATCAATACAATTATGAGACCCTTAATAATGCCAAGGCACTGCAATGGATATACAAGACGATAG
- a CDS encoding ISAs1 family transposase: MNHEETRKSAVPSGGLHGIEVRPIRREERTRWDELMRQYHYLGLHSLIGESIRYLAIHQGQWLALIGWSAAALKCKVRDRWIGWPCFLQYRRLSFVANNSRFLIFPHVRIPNLASYVLARNLKRLSQDWQTIYNHPIYLAETFVDPRSFKGTCYKAQGWEFLGYTRGFAKCAHRYYSHNQPKMVFVRPVLPDGKRKLSEPYLETRNTPKEVKPMRLSLKDAESLKERLSQIPDPRLSRGKRHRKLSVMTLSLCALLCSATSFAAIAEWAKSCSQNMLKRLGCRLNPKTGIYEPPSEPTIRRFLQDVDAEAVDTALYGWLQSLAGEDTALAIDGKTLKGAYQENGQKIHLLSAFLQQKGVVIAQCPVDQKTNEIPTLKTLLDPLDIKDKVVTLDALHTQKETARYLVEDKKADYLFTVKDNQPTLRQHIEDLRLVSFPPSAQNHRQTSRTH; the protein is encoded by the coding sequence ATGAACCATGAAGAGACACGAAAAAGCGCAGTACCATCGGGCGGTCTTCACGGCATTGAAGTAAGACCCATCCGTCGGGAAGAACGAACCCGATGGGACGAACTCATGCGCCAATACCATTATCTTGGGCTTCACTCTCTGATCGGGGAAAGCATCCGGTATCTGGCGATACACCAGGGACAATGGCTTGCCTTGATCGGATGGTCAGCAGCGGCGCTCAAATGCAAGGTACGAGACCGCTGGATAGGATGGCCTTGCTTTCTTCAGTACCGGCGGTTGTCTTTTGTTGCCAATAACAGTCGTTTCCTGATCTTCCCTCATGTCCGTATACCCAACCTTGCCTCTTATGTCCTCGCCCGGAATCTCAAACGATTATCCCAAGACTGGCAAACCATCTATAACCATCCGATCTATCTTGCAGAGACCTTTGTCGATCCGCGCTCTTTCAAGGGCACCTGTTACAAGGCCCAGGGCTGGGAGTTTCTGGGATATACCCGCGGGTTTGCAAAATGCGCTCACCGGTATTATTCCCACAACCAACCCAAGATGGTCTTTGTTCGTCCTGTTCTTCCCGATGGGAAAAGAAAACTCTCTGAACCGTATCTCGAAACCCGAAACACCCCAAAGGAGGTAAAACCGATGCGCCTTTCTCTGAAAGATGCTGAATCACTGAAAGAACGATTATCTCAGATTCCTGATCCCCGTCTATCACGCGGCAAACGACACAGAAAGCTCTCCGTCATGACCCTTTCTCTTTGCGCCCTTCTGTGTTCTGCCACAAGCTTTGCCGCTATCGCTGAGTGGGCAAAATCATGCAGTCAAAATATGCTCAAACGTCTCGGCTGTCGTCTGAACCCAAAGACCGGCATCTATGAACCTCCCAGCGAACCTACCATCCGCAGGTTCCTGCAAGACGTTGATGCCGAAGCGGTAGATACGGCCCTCTACGGCTGGCTTCAGTCCCTTGCCGGAGAAGATACTGCCCTTGCCATTGACGGGAAGACCCTCAAGGGCGCATACCAGGAAAACGGGCAGAAAATTCATCTCCTCTCTGCCTTTCTCCAGCAAAAAGGCGTCGTTATCGCCCAATGTCCCGTTGACCAGAAAACCAACGAAATCCCAACGCTGAAAACCCTCCTTGACCCCTTAGACATCAAGGACAAGGTGGTCACTCTCGATGCCCTGCATACCCAAAAAGAGACGGCGCGGTATCTCGTTGAAGACAAGAAAGCCGATTACCTCTTTACCGTAAAAGACAACCAACCCACTCTCAGACAACATATCGAAGACCTCCGCCTGGTCTCTTTTCCCCCCTCAGCACAAAACCATCGACAAACATCACGGACGCATTGA
- the ltrA gene encoding group II intron reverse transcriptase/maturase — protein sequence MLKYHSLRDKVFSLRNLYAAFGHVKKNKGKAGLDRVSIKQFESDLENNLQAIHKELKTAIYNPAPVLRVYIPKGRHDKRPLGIPIVKDRVVQQAFRQIIEPIFEKEFSDNSFGFRPNRCCHDAIKRIEQYKQQGYRNILDADIKAFYDTIPHKLIMNSLREKIADGWVLNSIENMLKAGVMEDGIVHETNQGTPQGGVISPLLANLIGDIIDKELEKAGYKFVRYADDFVVMTKTKEELPAALQYVKEIIEGKLEMKLSEDKTRLTNFKRGFRFLGYNFMGKNKGVSMKSLDKLKDAVRDITKRTQGVNLQAVIDTLNPVIRGHVNYFRLGNVQTVYRSLDCWVRMRLRSFKFSRKWKTDNKRFPVHRFFKMGLLSFEREFLKARAKA from the coding sequence ATGCTTAAGTATCATTCTTTAAGAGACAAGGTATTCAGTCTGAGAAACCTTTATGCGGCTTTTGGGCACGTAAAGAAGAATAAAGGCAAGGCTGGTCTCGACAGGGTAAGTATTAAGCAGTTTGAAAGTGACCTTGAGAATAATCTACAAGCTATTCACAAGGAACTGAAAACCGCCATATACAACCCTGCGCCCGTCTTAAGGGTCTACATTCCCAAAGGCAGGCATGACAAGAGACCTCTTGGCATTCCCATTGTCAAGGACAGGGTAGTACAGCAAGCGTTCAGACAAATCATAGAGCCAATATTCGAGAAAGAATTCTCGGATAACAGCTTTGGATTTCGTCCAAACAGATGCTGTCATGATGCTATCAAACGGATTGAACAGTATAAGCAGCAAGGGTATCGGAACATTTTGGACGCCGATATAAAGGCGTTCTATGACACCATACCTCATAAGCTTATCATGAACTCCTTGCGTGAGAAAATCGCTGACGGATGGGTGTTGAACAGTATCGAGAACATGCTCAAGGCAGGGGTCATGGAGGACGGCATCGTGCATGAGACAAATCAAGGCACTCCGCAAGGAGGCGTCATATCTCCCTTGCTTGCAAACCTTATCGGTGACATCATCGACAAGGAGCTTGAAAAGGCAGGATATAAATTTGTCCGCTATGCCGATGACTTCGTTGTCATGACTAAAACGAAAGAAGAACTCCCTGCCGCCCTTCAGTACGTCAAAGAAATCATCGAAGGGAAACTTGAAATGAAGCTGAGCGAGGATAAAACCAGGCTCACCAACTTCAAACGAGGCTTCCGGTTTCTCGGATATAATTTCATGGGCAAGAACAAGGGTGTAAGCATGAAATCCCTGGACAAACTCAAGGACGCCGTCAGAGACATCACCAAACGCACACAAGGCGTCAACCTGCAAGCCGTCATTGATACATTAAATCCTGTCATAAGGGGACATGTCAACTATTTTCGGCTGGGCAATGTACAAACGGTATATCGCTCGTTAGACTGCTGGGTACGCATGAGACTGAGAAGTTTCAAGTTTTCGAGAAAATGGAAAACTGACAACAAACGTTTCCCGGTACACCGATTCTTTAAGATGGGGTTACTCTCATTTGAAAGAGAATTTCTTAAGGCACGTGCAAAGGCATGA
- a CDS encoding SAM-dependent chlorinase/fluorinase has product MRQPRIITLLTDFGNQDAYVGIMKGVISGINPVANIIDICHSIPPQDVFNGAYLLSTAYRYFPKGAIHVAVVDPGVGSERDIVCVEIRDHTFLAPNNGILSFVIQEERPKRIFRVTNSRYFLASPGNTFHGRDIFAPVAAHLSLGVKPQQLGDTSHSLETLDIPQPVQKNQGQLEGRIISIDRFGNLITNFTQAQITRHFSNQTQNGGGRTGIGRLKTDDRRMTTDTLRKTSKNRMVLLCTTMETTLGRKRIIGLSNTYASVPAGTPLVLFGSAGFLEVSVNQGNARQYFKIDRGDVITIGSGRKKLIKTK; this is encoded by the coding sequence ATGCGCCAACCACGGATAATTACCCTGCTGACGGATTTTGGCAATCAGGACGCATACGTGGGCATTATGAAAGGGGTAATCTCAGGTATTAATCCTGTGGCAAATATTATCGACATTTGCCACAGCATTCCGCCACAGGACGTATTCAACGGCGCTTATCTTCTCTCCACAGCCTATAGATATTTCCCCAAAGGCGCTATTCACGTAGCTGTTGTTGACCCAGGAGTCGGAAGCGAGAGAGACATTGTCTGTGTTGAAATCCGGGATCATACCTTTCTCGCGCCCAATAACGGCATTCTCAGTTTTGTTATTCAGGAAGAAAGACCGAAAAGGATTTTTCGGGTAACAAACAGCAGATATTTTTTGGCGTCCCCCGGCAATACCTTTCACGGACGCGACATCTTTGCGCCTGTTGCAGCGCATTTGTCGCTTGGGGTAAAACCGCAGCAACTGGGCGACACATCCCATTCCCTGGAAACCCTTGATATCCCCCAGCCAGTGCAAAAAAATCAGGGACAATTAGAAGGGCGCATCATTTCCATTGACCGGTTTGGAAACCTTATCACCAATTTTACACAAGCGCAGATTACAAGGCACTTCAGCAACCAAACGCAAAATGGTGGCGGGAGAACAGGGATTGGGAGGCTGAAGACAGACGACAGACGAATGACGACAGATACATTAAGAAAAACTTCTAAAAACAGGATGGTATTACTCTGTACCACGATGGAAACAACCCTTGGAAGAAAGAGAATTATCGGATTGAGTAATACCTATGCGAGTGTACCGGCAGGGACGCCGCTCGTCCTTTTTGGAAGCGCAGGCTTTTTAGAGGTATCTGTCAATCAGGGAAATGCCCGGCAATACTTTAAGATTGACAGAGGGGATGTCATAACCATTGGAAGCGGAAGAAAGAAACTCATTAAGACGAAATGA
- a CDS encoding OmpA family protein has protein sequence MESFVPQNLEAESQDVQYVSKIESFVIILDASASMKEEYNGIVNKGHSKFAVAKDILMRMNNTLPEVEVNSAMVTFGHEFLKPLDKTFIVYELTKHSRGLLEGMLNGITIPDGCSPAGNAIKDAKNLLLTSGGQNAVILISDGEQLIGSPLKRVHDLKEMYGERVCLYTIFVGNTVEGEKELQELVRGVPCGFSVTADEIASSENMAEFVKKVFLTAIPKQVSTIDIDTDGDGVYDKDDECPDTPKGAIVDSRGCWVVKGVTFDYKKWDIKEEFNSNLGNIVDILQKNPDMSIRIEGHTDNIGSMAYNIDLSEKRARAVKDYLVGKGIQASRISTVGFGYKNPIAPNDTEAGRALNRRAEIVPIK, from the coding sequence ATGGAAAGTTTTGTTCCTCAGAATTTGGAGGCAGAATCGCAGGATGTGCAGTATGTATCAAAGATTGAAAGTTTTGTGATTATTTTAGACGCATCCGCATCGATGAAGGAAGAATATAATGGTATTGTGAATAAAGGACATTCTAAATTTGCTGTAGCAAAAGATATTTTGATGAGAATGAATAATACCCTGCCTGAAGTCGAGGTAAATAGCGCCATGGTTACCTTTGGACACGAATTTCTTAAGCCACTGGACAAGACATTTATTGTCTATGAGCTTACGAAGCACTCGCGGGGGCTTCTGGAAGGCATGCTCAATGGGATAACGATTCCTGATGGATGCAGCCCTGCTGGCAATGCCATCAAAGACGCAAAAAATCTGTTGCTGACGTCGGGCGGCCAAAATGCAGTGATACTTATCAGTGACGGGGAACAATTGATCGGGAGCCCCTTGAAGAGGGTTCATGATTTAAAAGAAATGTATGGAGAGCGGGTGTGTCTCTACACCATATTTGTAGGAAACACCGTTGAAGGAGAAAAAGAGCTCCAGGAGCTTGTAAGGGGAGTGCCATGTGGTTTTTCAGTAACTGCCGATGAGATTGCGTCCAGCGAAAATATGGCGGAATTTGTAAAAAAGGTTTTTTTGACCGCTATACCGAAACAAGTCAGCACTATTGATATTGATACTGATGGTGATGGCGTTTACGATAAGGACGATGAATGTCCGGATACACCGAAAGGGGCCATTGTCGATTCCCGTGGATGCTGGGTAGTCAAAGGAGTTACATTTGATTATAAGAAATGGGATATTAAAGAAGAGTTTAACTCAAATTTAGGCAACATAGTCGATATTTTGCAAAAAAATCCGGATATGAGTATACGGATAGAAGGACACACGGACAATATTGGGTCAATGGCTTATAACATAGATCTTTCCGAAAAAAGGGCCAGGGCGGTAAAGGATTATCTGGTCGGGAAAGGTATTCAAGCATCGCGAATCTCTACCGTGGGTTTTGGATATAAAAATCCGATCGCTCCTAACGACACAGAAGCAGGGCGCGCACTGAACCGAAGGGCTGAAATTGTTCCCATAAAATAG
- a CDS encoding pirin family protein, which translates to MTETRKIRQVLKSKPAIEGAGVHLKRAFGRSQVPMFDPFLLLDDFRSDNPEDYIKGFPWHPHRGIETITYVLQGDVEHGDSMGNKGVISSGDIQWMTAGSGIIHQEMPKGDPKGVMLGFQLWANLPKVYKMMEPRYRDVKSGQIPEVMLDNGSKVRVICGKAGGQQGPVRDIITDPEYLDITVTARSEFVHPTKRGHTVFAYVIEGKGYFCKEKLPFSYEIEGVNYFDLQRDPFVSNETLVLFDDGDQMMVSTEDDAVRFLLISGKPLGEPVAWYGPIVMNTEDELRIAFDEYHNGTFIKHRRV; encoded by the coding sequence ATGACCGAAACACGAAAGATCCGCCAGGTATTGAAAAGTAAGCCTGCGATCGAAGGAGCCGGTGTCCACCTTAAACGGGCATTCGGGCGTAGCCAGGTTCCGATGTTTGACCCTTTTTTGCTTCTGGACGATTTCCGCTCAGATAATCCAGAGGACTATATAAAGGGTTTTCCTTGGCACCCGCATCGTGGAATAGAAACAATCACCTATGTTCTTCAGGGAGATGTTGAGCATGGTGACAGCATGGGAAATAAGGGCGTTATATCGTCTGGCGATATACAATGGATGACCGCTGGGAGCGGGATCATACACCAGGAAATGCCTAAAGGCGATCCAAAGGGTGTGATGCTGGGATTTCAACTTTGGGCAAACCTCCCCAAAGTCTATAAGATGATGGAGCCGCGTTATCGGGACGTGAAAAGCGGACAAATCCCGGAGGTAATGCTTGATAATGGCTCAAAGGTCAGGGTCATATGTGGTAAAGCTGGTGGCCAACAAGGACCTGTTCGGGATATTATTACCGACCCGGAATACCTTGATATAACCGTCACAGCCCGGTCAGAATTCGTACACCCGACAAAGCGCGGACACACTGTTTTTGCGTACGTCATTGAAGGCAAGGGATACTTTTGCAAGGAAAAGCTGCCGTTTTCCTATGAGATCGAAGGTGTCAACTATTTCGATCTGCAAAGAGATCCCTTTGTAAGTAACGAGACTCTTGTCTTGTTTGATGATGGCGATCAGATGATGGTCTCGACGGAAGACGATGCAGTCAGGTTCCTGCTTATATCTGGCAAGCCCCTTGGTGAGCCGGTCGCCTGGTACGGCCCTATTGTGATGAATACGGAAGATGAACTACGGATCGCTTTTGATGAGTACCATAATGGCACGTTTATTAAGCACAGGAGAGTTTAA